Proteins from one Panicum virgatum strain AP13 chromosome 7K, P.virgatum_v5, whole genome shotgun sequence genomic window:
- the LOC120641064 gene encoding MEIOTIC F-BOX protein MOF-like, giving the protein MDIEANGKRARASSSSSLTGGDRLSSLPDCLIHHIMSFMKARQVVQTCVLSTRWKHLWRSVPCLDIDVEEFETTGSNPPREAWGKFEDFTDHLLIPNNISIALLDTFCLHVSGMYKSYRGQHATRWIRHGIKYSTRAPGMQRQGLSSSSWHLRKLYLSNLYLDDNFTEHVSSGCQNLEDLELKGCYCRTFHEISSHSLKNIILKDCEFSKLSAITSPALKSLVIESDGYSRIPSLLVITAPAVAYLLLDVTASNFYGGVSFEEMPSLGKASIHLRCDEVESKLSQNQLKLLCSVSNVTSLVLSGFTTMVLGEDPVTFPNFRNLRTLLLDNCDLSDNFKTLEHFLKNSPDLEKLTLRCCKFSKDLKKKKAKSKRASSSQCLNLVDVQCKNLKHTEIIYRDDDVRLLVELLLTISANLPKNNIKLTKVD; this is encoded by the exons ATGGATATCGAGGCCAATGGAAAGCGGGCCCgtgcaagcagcagcagcagcttgacCGGCGGCGACCGGCTCAGCTCCCTGCCGGATTGCCTCATCCACCACATCATGTCCTTCATGAAGGCCCGGCAGGTGGTGCAGACCTGCGTGCTGTCCACCAGGTGGAAGCACCTCTGGCGTTCCGTCCCCTGCCTCGACATCGATGTGGAGGAGTTCGAGACCACAGGCTCGAACCCCCCTCGCGAAGCGTGGGGCAAGTTTGAGGACTTCACCGACCACTTGCTTATCCCTAATAATATTTCCATTGCGTTATTGGATACATTCTGTCTGCATGTTAGTGGCATGTATAAATCTTATCGGGGTCAGCACGCAACTAGATGGATCCGGCATGGCATAAAGTACAGCACTCGGGCACCTGGCATGCAGCGCCAGGGATTGAGCTCAAGCTCCTGGCACCTAAGAAAACTATACCTTTCCAACTTATATTTGGATGACAATTTCACAGAGCATGTCAGTTCAGGATGCCAAAATTTGGAGGATTTGGAGCTGAAAGGTTGCTATTGTAGAACATTTCATGAGATCAGCTCCCACTCACTGAAGAACATTATTCTGAAAGATTGCGAGTTTAGTAAACTTTCTGCAATTACATCACCGGCACTAAAGAGCTTGGTTATTGAGAGCGACGGCTATAGTAGAATTCCCTCTCTGCTAGTTATCACTGCCCCTGCTGTTGCTTATCTGCTCCTGGACGTGACAGCTTCGAACTTTTACGGTGGTGTCTCATTTGAGGAGATGCCATCTCTTGGCAAGGCCTCAATTCATCTAAGGTGTGATGAAGTAGAAAGTAAACTCAGCCAGAATCAACTCAAGCTTCTTTGCAGTGTGTCTAATGTGACAAGTTTGGTGTTGTCAGGTTTCACAACGATG GTGCTTGGTGAGGATCCAGTGACATTCCCGAACTTCAGGAATCTTAGGACCTTATTACTGGATAACTGTGATCTTAGTGATAACTTCAAGACATTGGAACATTTTCTGAAGAATTCACCAGATCTGGAGAAGCTAACCCTTCGCTGTTGCAAG TTTTCAAAAGATCTTAAGAAGAAAAAGGCCAAGTCAAAGAGGGCATCTTCTTCCCAGTGTCTCAACTTAGTGGATGTCCAGTGCAAGAATCTCAAGCATACTGAAATCATATATAGAGATGATGATGTGCGCCTGCTGGTTGAGCTATTGTTGACCATTTCAGCGAATCTGCCGAAGAACAATATAAAACTTACCAAAGTTGACTAG